The following DNA comes from Pseudomonadota bacterium.
GTAAGCCAGACAGCTATTGAGATTATCTAAATGGGAATAAATGTCCTTGATGCGGTGATTACCGCAGGTTGTACTGCGACGGTGCCAGAGAATCAGCAAGGGAGGAAAACGGAGAACCCTGGACGCGGCAGAAAGATGCGCGATCTTGATGGCTGTTTATGGACGCTTTGGTCTCAATCCACAGCGTTGTCAATTCAGTCCTGAGGGATATCCTTGGGACGGTCCTGAATAAGGAGCCAGGTTCGGATTGCCATGCGACCGGTGTCTTTTTCCCTGGCGCTGACTATCACCCGGTTCAATCGTCGTTGTAAAGGCGAATGATTGGGGACACTCAAGACATTCCCCTGCAACTCACCTTGCTGCCAGCCAAGTTCGCTCACATAAACCCCATAAGTTCCGGGCATGTATTTCTCAGGATATAAGATTCTTGCACTGAATTTTTCAGGGGATTGTGACTGCCGCGGCACAATATCTGGATAAATATCGGCAACAGGTAAATCCACCCGGTTGAGGATCTTGCTGAAATGATCAATGCCTGACCAGTCTTTTCCGAGAATCGGTTCCCTCGGGATCAGAAACACGTCGGTATTCTTGCTGACCGAACCAGGATCCTGGCTCATTATCGCCTGGTATCCGACCTTTTTGGCTTCGTCAATAACAAAGCTGTTATATTCACCATACGGAATGGCAAAATACCTTGGTTTTTCACCAAGCTCATTTTCCATGATTTTGGCGCTGCGCACAAGATCATCCCTGATCCAATTCCTGTATTGCCGGTCATTCATTTCGGAAGGCCTGTCGGCCATTCGATTATGAGAATAACTGTGCTCTTGAAAATCCACCCCTGCCCGCTTCATTTCACGAATCTGGTCCCAGGTGATAAAATTTCGGTATTTCCTGTCAACCGCCTTTACATAGATAAAGACCGTGAATGGATAGCCGAATGATTTTAAAATCGGCCAGGCTTGAGTATAAGTGCTCAAATATCCGTCATCAATGGTTATGACCACACTTTTGTCGGGAATTTTTTTGCCGGCAGCAAGAGTTGATGCAAGGGTTTCAAGAGAAATGACTTTATAGCCGTTTTCCTTGAGAAAGCTCATCTGTTCTCGAAAACGGTCCACTGATACATTAGTAGTGGGATATTCGCTTTCACCGAAACGATGATAG
Coding sequences within:
- a CDS encoding polysaccharide deacetylase family protein; translation: MTESNSSDQHSGGTVLIYHRFGESEYPTTNVSVDRFREQMSFLKENGYKVISLETLASTLAAGKKIPDKSVVITIDDGYLSTYTQAWPILKSFGYPFTVFIYVKAVDRKYRNFITWDQIREMKRAGVDFQEHSYSHNRMADRPSEMNDRQYRNWIRDDLVRSAKIMENELGEKPRYFAIPYGEYNSFVIDEAKKVGYQAIMSQDPGSVSKNTDVFLIPREPILGKDWSGIDHFSKILNRVDLPVADIYPDIVPRQSQSPEKFSARILYPEKYMPGTYGVYVSELGWQQGELQGNVLSVPNHSPLQRRLNRVIVSAREKDTGRMAIRTWLLIQDRPKDIPQD